A stretch of DNA from Leucobacter luti:
CCTCGGTGTATCTCTCAGACGGGGTGGAGCCGACGGATCAGGCCAGTGTTGCCGCGCTTCCGATCCAGACCGCAGTCGGCCCGCAGACACTGGACACGCTCGCAACGATCGCGGTAGCCGATGGCCCCGTGACGATCCGCACGCAGGACAATGCGCGCATGGTGACTGTATCCGCGCTATCCCTGGGAGACGACCTCAGCGCCGCAAGCGCTGCGGTGACGGCCGCGCTGGACACTGTCGAGCTGCCGGCTGGCGCAAGCGCCAGCATTGGCGGTGTGATGACGCAGCAGTCTGAAGCGTTCGAGCAGCTCGGGATCGCTCTGCTTGCCGCGATCCTCATCGTGTACGTGGTGATGGTGGCGACGTTCCGGAGCCTGCTGCAGCCATTGTTGCTGCTGATCTCGGTCCCGTTCGCAGCAACCGGTGCAATCGTGCTCTTGGTGCTGACGGGGATCCCGCTCGGTGTCGCCTCCTTGATCGGGGTGCTCATGCTGATCGGCATCGTGGTGACGAACGCCATCGTGTTGATCGATCTCGTGAATCAATATCGTGAGAAGGGGGAGTCGCTCAAACATGCGGTGACCCACGGCGCGCTTCAGCGACTGCGGCCGATCGTGATGACCGCACTCGCAACGATTCTCGCGCTCACTCCGATGGCGCTTGGGATCACCGGGAAGGGCGGCTTCATCTCGCAACCGCTCGCGGTGGTCGTCATCGGGGGGCTGCTGACCTCGACGATCATGACGCTGGTCGTGCTGCCGACGCTGTACTACGCGGTCGAGCGGCGCCGCGAGGGACGAGCGGACCGACGTGCGACACGCAAGCCGAAGCGCGGCGGCGACGATGCCGGGCTCGTGCTCGCTGGCTCGGGTCTCGTCGGAGCGGGCGCCACAGCTGGCGGTGCCGTGGGGGTGGCACCGTGGGAGACGGGTGGCCCGCTGCGCACCGACTCTTCTGTTCCAGCGCTGCCAGCGCAGTCCGACCCCCGTGACACATTCGAGCTTCCCACTCCGGTCTCTGCCGCTGGTGCTGAGGCGCACGCTGCGCACGGCCAGAATTTGGCGCATGAGCCTGCGCTCGATCACAGTCTTGGAGCTGAGCCTGAGTGGGAGTTCGACCGTGATCAGACACCGAACACGGATCAGGATCCCTACGCCGATCAGGTTTCGTACGCCGATCAGGATCCGTACGCGGCACAGGATTCGTACGCCGGGGTGAGTTCGGGGCAGGATCAGGATCAGGATGCAGGCGATGCAGGCGATGCTCAGGAGCCTGGTCCGGGTCAGGAATTCAGCTCCGAGTTTGATCGTGAGATCAGTGCCGCCCTCGACCCAGAGCACGGCGTCGGAACGGCGCAGGAACCAGTGCTCGCCCCTGAACTCGCGGCAAAACTCTTTGGTGAGCCGGACGCCGCGTCTGAGTCGGAGGCGTTGAGCGCGCACGAGCGCGGGTCGGAGCCGGATGACGGCACCGAGGGCGCAGCCGAACCCGCCGCTCTCGTATTGCCGGAGCCGCCAGCCGCCGCTGCACCCGAGGTTCCTGCAACGGCGCAGGGCGAAGCCGCGGAGGGTGAACGTGCCGAGGCTGAACGCGCCGAGGTGGCGCGCGCTGCAGCTGCTGCAGAGGCTGAGATTCTCGCTGCGACCGCGGCTGCTGAGGCTGCGGCTGATGCGGCTGATGCGGCTGCGGCTGATACGGCTGCGGCGGAAGCCGAGGCCAGTGCGGTCGCGGCGGATGCGGCTGCGGCGCAGGCTGCGGCGGAAGCCGAGGCCGCCCGGCACCAGTCGATTCGTGAAGCGCTCATGCGCGCGGGCCTCGCAGCACCGGAAACGTCCGGCGCGGCTGCGGCTGAATTGGCGGAGCCTGAGCGGCCCGTGACCCGAGAAATGGGTCCGGACACTCGGCAGATGTCGATCAGTCTCTCCGAACTGGGATTCACCGGAGACGATAATCCCCTCGACCCGAGCGCGACCCCGCACAGCGAGGTCGACGTCGCGGCTCATGCGGACGACTCCGCACAGGACGACGATGCGGCCCTCGGGGCTGCGCCGTCCCACGGACGTGCCCCCGCAGCGGATGCGATTCCCACGGAGCAGTCTCAGGCACCAGCTTCAGAGTTGGAGCCAGCGCCGGAATCACCCGCAGAGCCAGCTCCTGACTTCACCGCAGAGTCGGCCCCCGAAGCAGCGCAGGGTCCCGCCTCAGCAACGATCCCGCTATTCCTTCCCCCTCATACGGAGGACGCCGCACTGCGATCCGAGCACGGTGCCGAACAGGGCGCAGCGCACGCAACGGGGCCCGATTCTGCGCTCGAGCCTGAATCAACGAAATCCCGCGACGCAGCGCTCGAAACCGAATCAACGGTTGGCAGCCAGCAGGACGCTGACGCAGAGCCCGTTGCTCCCGCACCGCCGATCACGGGAGAACTCAACTGGGAGCAGCTACTCTGGCAAGCGACGCAGGAGGTCGACGAGGAAGACTCGGACGCCCCCTCGGACGCGGCAGGCGAGGCCGACGCGGACCACACCCACACGGGGGACGACACGCACGATGTCGACCCGCACACTGACGAACGGTAATCATGGCGCAGAAAGGACGGCGGGGCTTCAAGGCACCGGCGAACTACGAACCGGGGCGGAAGCCCTCCGGGCGGAAGTTCCACGGCGGTGCACGGCCCGGCGCAGCTGAGCCTGGACGCGGCGGTCGGGCTGATGCAGGCGGTACGAAGCGTGACCGGGAAGAGACCCAGCGGTCAGCACCGGGGATCGGCGCGACCAGAACCGCGAACAACGGTCCACACGTGGCGAACGCCAGGGCCGCGATCAGCGCACCGAGCGAGCGGGGCGTCCGGAGCGCCATGATCGGGCAGGCCGCGACTCCCGGGTGGACGGCTCGACTCGCGATGCGAATGCGCCTCGCGGCGCACGGACTGCGCACCGCGAGAAGCTGGGCCCCGACACCCCGCTCGCCCGGCTCGAAGCCACCATCACCACGGCCGCGGACGCTGCAGGCAAGACATTCGGCGACCTCGGTCTTGGCGGCAACATTGTTCGTGTCCTGGGGGAGCTGGGAGCCGAGCAGCCGTTCCCGATTCAGGTCGCGACGATCCCTGACACGATCGCCGGCCGCGATATCCTGGGCCGAGCTCGCACGGGATCGGGGAAGACGATCGCGTTCGGTGCGGCGCTCGTTGAACGCATGCTGAAGCTCAAAGCAGAGGGTGCGTTCGGAGCGAAGCCTGGTGGCAAAGCAGCGAAGACGCCTCGCGGCGTCCGCGTGCAGCACCGGCCAACGCGAAACCCACGCGCATTGATCCTCGCCCCCACTCGTGAGCTGGCGCTCCAGATCGACCGCACGATCCAGCCGATCGCCCGCTCAGTGGGGTTCTATACGGCGCAGATGGTGGGTGGGATCCCGATCGATCCGCAGATTCACGCGCTGGAGCGCGGCGTTGACATCGTGATTGGGACCCCCGGCCGCGTGCAGGACCTGGTGAACCGACGCAAACTAGATCTCCGTGAGGTGCTTGTCACCGTGCTCGACGAGGCTGATCACATGTGTGATCTCGGCTTCCTGGAACCCGTGCAGCAAGTGCTTCGCGAGACCGAGCGGGGTGGGCAGCGGCTGTTGTTCTCCGCGACGCTCGACAGCGGTGTCTCAGAGCTCGTGCGTGAGTTCCTGAACGATCCCGCAGTGCACGAGGCCGAGGCTGAGGCTGACGGAAAGATCCGTCACCGCGTCCATGTGGTGCAGCGCGATCACAAAGATCAGGCATTGATCCGGCTCGCCAAGACTCCGGGGCGCGTGTTGATCTTCTGCCGCACTCGCGCGTATGCCGAGCAGGTGGCCGACATGTTGGCAGATGCTGGGCTGAACGTCGCTGCACTGCACGGCGATCTCAGCCAGACGCGCCGCGAGCGCAATCTCGCGCAGTTTGCCTCGGGGAAGAAGCCAGTGCTGGTCGCCACGGACGTCGCTGCGCGCGGCATCCACGTTGATGATGTCGACCTCGTGCTTCAGGCCGATCCACCGAACGACTTCAAAACCTACCTGCACCGCGCGGGGCGCACCGGTCGCGCTGGTCGCGACGGGCTCGTCGTCACCGTGATTCCGCATGCGCGGCAGGAGCGCACGCGCGAGATGCTGGAACACGCGGCTGTGACACCCGAGACCTTTGCTGAGTGGATCCCGAAGGGTGCTGCCCCGAACAAGAAGCCGCGCGGACGGTAGCTCACCCGGTCTCGTCAGTGCCGGAACCCTCTAGTGCATGTAGGTCAAACTTAGAGGGTTCCTACAGCGAGTTCGGGGTGGGCTCGGCCCTCATTGTGGACAGGGATCGGCTCAGTTGTGAGCGCCAGTAGTCCGGCCTAATCTGGCATCACGCTTGCAGGATCGCCGTCGTGATCCTGCGTGTCACGCCGAAGGAGCCTCGATGAGCGACACCACCTCACAGCCGGAACCCCGTATCAAGGTCGATGCCGTCAGCGATGCGCTGCTCGGGAAATGGAAGAAGGAACGGCTCGAATCGCGTGCACTTGCTGCTGACCCGCGGCTCCACACGATCAACGGCCAATCCATGGACGAGCATCGGGCCCGCGTGATGGAGCAGCTCGGGATTCTCGTGGAACACGGTGCGATTCAGCGCGCGTATCCCGGCGACCTTGGCGGCAGCGACAACCACGGTGGTAATATCGCTGCGTTCCAGGAACTGGTGCTCGCGGATCCTTCACTGCAGATCAAAAGCGGAGTGCAGTGGGGGCTGTTTGGTGCAGCGATCTTGCATCTCGGTACCCGCCCCCACCATGAGCAATGGCTCCCGGACGTCATGAGCCTGAAACTGCCGGGCGCGTTCGCGATGACCGAGATCGGGCACGGTTCAGACGTTGCCTCCGTCGGCACCACGGCCACCTACGATCCGGAGACCGAAGAGTTTGAGATTCACACCCCCTTTACTGGGGCGTGGAAGGAGTTCCTGGGGAACGCGGCGCTCCACGGCCAGGCTGCTGTGGTGTTCGCGCAGCTCATCACACGCGGTGTCAACCATGGCGTACACGCCTTCTTCGTGCCGATCCGCACTCCGCAGGGAGACCTGCTGCCAGGAGTGGGGGCTGAGGATGACGGCGTCAAGGGCGGGCTGAACGGTATTGATAACGGCCGGCTGCACTTTTCGCACGTGCGCATCCCGCGCACGAATCTCCTGAACCGCTACGGCGATGTCGCGGCCGATGGCACGTACTCCTCGTCAATCGAGAGCCCGGGCCGCCGCTTCTTCACGATGATCGGCACGCTGGTGCAGGGGCGCGTCTCGCTGGACGGTTCGGCGGTGCGCGCGATGCAGGCTGCCCTTGCCATCGCGATCCGGTACGGCTCTGAGCGCCGGCAGTTCCCCGGGGCATCCGGCCGCGAGACCGTGCTGCTCGACTATGGCCAGCACCAGCGGCGTCTCATTCCACGTCTCGCGCAGACCTATGCGATGGCGTTCGCGGATGAGCGACTGCTCACCGTCTTTGACGAAGTGTTCTCCGGTGTGGGAGACACTGATGAGAACCGCGAAGACCTGGAAACGCTCGCCGCGGCATTCAAGCCGCTGTCGACCTGGGCCGCACTCGACACCCTGCAAGAGGCTCGCGAGGCCTGTGGCGGGGCTGGATTCATTGCGAAGAATCGACTCGTGGGGCTTCGCGCAGATCTCGACATCTATGTCACCTTCGAAGGCGACAACAATGTGCTCTTGCAACTGGTGGGCAAGCGGCTCCTCACCGATTACGCGAAGCAGTTTGCGGGCGGAGACAAGGCTGCGCTCGCGAAGGCTGCGGCAAGTCAGCTCGGCGACCGCGTGAGCCGCTTTGGGCTGCGCCAGCTCGGACAGAGCATCGCTGATCTCGGCCGCGTGTCGCGCTCAGTGGAGAGCATGCGGTCACCCGAGTCGCAGCGTGAGCTCCTCACGGACCGCGTTGAGACTATGGTCTCGGAGATCGCCGTCGCGCTGCGTGACGCGACGAAGAACGTCCCCAAGAGCGATGCGCGGGGCCGGGCCGCCGCGAACGAGGACGCGTTTAACGCCCAACAGCACAAGCTGATCGAGGCTGCGCGCGCGCATGCCGAGTTGCTGCAGTGGGAAGCCTTTACCGACGGGATTGCACAGATTTCGGATCCCGGTTCGAAGCAAGTGCTGACTTGGCTGCGAGACCTGTTCGGCCTCGGCTTGATTGAGCGGAACGCTGCCTGGTACCTCCTGCAGGGCCGGATCTCAGGTCAGCGCGCCGAGGCCGTTACGGCCTATATCGACCGGCTGATCGGCCGCCTCCGAGGCCACGCGCTCGACCTCGTTGACGCGTTCGGATTGACGCCCGAAACGCTCCGCGCCGAGATCGCGACCGGCATCGAGGCCGAGCGCCAGGACGAAGCTCACGCCTATGTGGAAGCTGCACAGGCAGCTGGCACCTGGCCCGTGCACGAGAAAGAACTGCGCAAGCGGGCCCAGCAGGAGGAGCGCGCACGTCAGCGCGCCAGCGCTACGGTGTAGCGCGAGGGTCGCTGGGGGCACGGTGGTGGACCCGGGAGCGTGCGTGTTGAGCTCGTGGGGGCGTAGTGCCTTGCGCCTGGTGGGGTTCGTGCCTCGTGCCTGATTCCTGATTCCTCGTGTCTCGTGCCTCGTGCCTGGTGCCTGGTGCCTGGTGCCTCGTGTCTCGTGCCTGCACCTGCGCGCAGGCGGAAGCACGCGGGCAGGCCCGGGTCTCAGGGCCCGGGCCTGCCCGTGTGTCGGGGCTGTTCGCTGCACCAGGGCATCCTCGCGTGTGCAGCGCCCTGCACTTCGAGGAGCTGCCACGCGCGCACGCGAACCCCTCGTGTGAGCGCGCGTGGCTGGAATGACACGTCTATTCAGCCACTCGCGCTCACACCAGCGTGGGAAACGCGTGCGCGCACGAGCCCGCCTCGCTCGGACCCACGAACTCGCCTATGAGCGGGCTCAATCCAGCACCTCGGAGAGCCCTGCGAGGTATTAGAGTGAGCGGTATGGCACTGCGCACGCTGTACCCTCCGATAGCACCCCTGGCCCACGGTCTGCTCGCCGTAGGAGATGGCCACGAAATCTATTGGGAGACCTGCGGGAATCCCGAAGGGAAGCCGGTCGTGTTTTTGCATGGCGGGCCTGGCGGCGGCTGCAGTCCTGATCACCGGCGATTCTTCGATCCCGAGCGCTATCGCATCGTGCTCTTCGATCAGCGCGGCTGCGGGCGGAGCACCCCGCACGCAAGCGAGGCGGACGCCGATCTCTCCACGAACACCACCTGGCACCTGGTCGCGGATATCGAGCGGCTCCGCGAGCACCTTGGCATCGATCGCTGGCAAGTGTTCGGCGGGTCCTGGGGCTCTACTCTCGCCCTCGCGTACGCGCAGACTCATGCCGAGCGCGTGACTGAGCTGGTGCTGCGCGGAATATTTACGCTGCGCCGAAGCGAGATCGATTGGTTCTATCAAGACGGTGCCTCGCACCTGTTTCCGGACGCCTGGGACGAGTACCTCGCGGTGATCCCCGAGAATGAGCGGGGTGACTGCCTCGCCGCCTACCACCGCAAGCTGACGGATCCGGACCCTGCGGTGCACACCCCGGCAGGGGTGGCCTGGACCGTGTGGGAAAACTCGACGATTCGGCTGATCCCTGACCCCGTGAGTATCGAAGCGGCGCGCGAAAACACTGCAGCTGCCGTTGCGTTCGCACGTATCGAGAATCACTTCTTCTCACATGCCGGATGGCTGGAAGAGGGGCAGCTCATTCGCGATGCTGCGGCAACGCTGGTGGGGATTCCCGGTACGATCGTCCAGGGGCGATACGACGTGTGCACCCCGGCCAGGACTGCCTGGGACCTGCACCGGGCGTGGCCCGAGGCCGAGTTCGAGTTGGTCCAGGACGCGGGGCATGCTGCGAGTGAGCCGGGCATTGTCGATGCCCTGATTCGCGCGACTGACCGTTTCGCCAGCACCGGTGTCGCTGCGGCACCGAACGGCAACTGAGAGTGAGACGCCATGACCTTCAATGACAACGTGCGC
This window harbors:
- a CDS encoding efflux RND transporter permease subunit, which translates into the protein MHLLTALSLKNRALIALVTIVAAVFGLLGVGSLKQELMPSVQFPAIAVVTTYPGASPEVVNKEVSGPIETALRGVPQLESSTATSSTGASMVLAQFTYGVDIAATEQKVERAVSRINQMLPEAADTQVMSGSIDDFPVIQIAVTPAEGDTPEATAKLVERIALPELADIDGVRDAQLSGARPDRITIVPNAEALAAQGLTPQVIADTLQQSGVLVAAGSITEGDQTLSVQAGSSVTSAEDIAALPVAISAAQLAAQQQAAAEQQVPARPGVTPDVEEPVALTPLTIGELATVQLEPGPVQSISRVDGAPALTIGVTKMSAANTVDVSHAVQEKLTKLQDQLSGAKLSIIFDQAPYVEQSIETLTTEGLLGLLFAVLVILVFLMSVRATLVTAISIPTSVLLTFIGLNFADYTLNMLTLGALTISIGRVVDDSIVVIENIKRHLVSDTDRSATIVRAVREVAGAITASTITTVAVFLPMAFVAGMVGELFRPFAFTVTIALAASLLVSLTIVPVLAYWFLKPERSGRRATTVSQKPDQPTRLQRWYRPVIDWTLRRPAVTLLVSALVFGGTVALGMSPLLKTNFMGADEQNSVGLVQTLAPGTSLDAQLAQVERVEGALAEVPAVETVQVTVGNGGGGMAAIFGGGGDGAVNYSLTTDPDANQEQAQDAIRAAVDSLEDAGEFSLGQSGGGVTTSSAIEVNVTAPDQATLETASTAVLDALSEQKELKQVESDLGLSRPYLSITVDRAAAAAAGLTEAGVAGQVAQQMQPREIGQITLDADTTSVYLSDGVEPTDQASVAALPIQTAVGPQTLDTLATIAVADGPVTIRTQDNARMVTVSALSLGDDLSAASAAVTAALDTVELPAGASASIGGVMTQQSEAFEQLGIALLAAILIVYVVMVATFRSLLQPLLLLISVPFAATGAIVLLVLTGIPLGVASLIGVLMLIGIVVTNAIVLIDLVNQYREKGESLKHAVTHGALQRLRPIVMTALATILALTPMALGITGKGGFISQPLAVVVIGGLLTSTIMTLVVLPTLYYAVERRREGRADRRATRKPKRGGDDAGLVLAGSGLVGAGATAGGAVGVAPWETGGPLRTDSSVPALPAQSDPRDTFELPTPVSAAGAEAHAAHGQNLAHEPALDHSLGAEPEWEFDRDQTPNTDQDPYADQVSYADQDPYAAQDSYAGVSSGQDQDQDAGDAGDAQEPGPGQEFSSEFDREISAALDPEHGVGTAQEPVLAPELAAKLFGEPDAASESEALSAHERGSEPDDGTEGAAEPAALVLPEPPAAAAPEVPATAQGEAAEGERAEAERAEVARAAAAAEAEILAATAAAEAAADAADAAAADTAAAEAEASAVAADAAAAQAAAEAEAARHQSIREALMRAGLAAPETSGAAAAELAEPERPVTREMGPDTRQMSISLSELGFTGDDNPLDPSATPHSEVDVAAHADDSAQDDDAALGAAPSHGRAPAADAIPTEQSQAPASELEPAPESPAEPAPDFTAESAPEAAQGPASATIPLFLPPHTEDAALRSEHGAEQGAAHATGPDSALEPESTKSRDAALETESTVGSQQDADAEPVAPAPPITGELNWEQLLWQATQEVDEEDSDAPSDAAGEADADHTHTGDDTHDVDPHTDER
- a CDS encoding DEAD/DEAH box helicase; the encoded protein is MDGSTRDANAPRGARTAHREKLGPDTPLARLEATITTAADAAGKTFGDLGLGGNIVRVLGELGAEQPFPIQVATIPDTIAGRDILGRARTGSGKTIAFGAALVERMLKLKAEGAFGAKPGGKAAKTPRGVRVQHRPTRNPRALILAPTRELALQIDRTIQPIARSVGFYTAQMVGGIPIDPQIHALERGVDIVIGTPGRVQDLVNRRKLDLREVLVTVLDEADHMCDLGFLEPVQQVLRETERGGQRLLFSATLDSGVSELVREFLNDPAVHEAEAEADGKIRHRVHVVQRDHKDQALIRLAKTPGRVLIFCRTRAYAEQVADMLADAGLNVAALHGDLSQTRRERNLAQFASGKKPVLVATDVAARGIHVDDVDLVLQADPPNDFKTYLHRAGRTGRAGRDGLVVTVIPHARQERTREMLEHAAVTPETFAEWIPKGAAPNKKPRGR
- a CDS encoding acyl-CoA dehydrogenase, which gives rise to MSDTTSQPEPRIKVDAVSDALLGKWKKERLESRALAADPRLHTINGQSMDEHRARVMEQLGILVEHGAIQRAYPGDLGGSDNHGGNIAAFQELVLADPSLQIKSGVQWGLFGAAILHLGTRPHHEQWLPDVMSLKLPGAFAMTEIGHGSDVASVGTTATYDPETEEFEIHTPFTGAWKEFLGNAALHGQAAVVFAQLITRGVNHGVHAFFVPIRTPQGDLLPGVGAEDDGVKGGLNGIDNGRLHFSHVRIPRTNLLNRYGDVAADGTYSSSIESPGRRFFTMIGTLVQGRVSLDGSAVRAMQAALAIAIRYGSERRQFPGASGRETVLLDYGQHQRRLIPRLAQTYAMAFADERLLTVFDEVFSGVGDTDENREDLETLAAAFKPLSTWAALDTLQEAREACGGAGFIAKNRLVGLRADLDIYVTFEGDNNVLLQLVGKRLLTDYAKQFAGGDKAALAKAAASQLGDRVSRFGLRQLGQSIADLGRVSRSVESMRSPESQRELLTDRVETMVSEIAVALRDATKNVPKSDARGRAAANEDAFNAQQHKLIEAARAHAELLQWEAFTDGIAQISDPGSKQVLTWLRDLFGLGLIERNAAWYLLQGRISGQRAEAVTAYIDRLIGRLRGHALDLVDAFGLTPETLRAEIATGIEAERQDEAHAYVEAAQAAGTWPVHEKELRKRAQQEERARQRASATV
- the pip gene encoding prolyl aminopeptidase, with amino-acid sequence MRTLYPPIAPLAHGLLAVGDGHEIYWETCGNPEGKPVVFLHGGPGGGCSPDHRRFFDPERYRIVLFDQRGCGRSTPHASEADADLSTNTTWHLVADIERLREHLGIDRWQVFGGSWGSTLALAYAQTHAERVTELVLRGIFTLRRSEIDWFYQDGASHLFPDAWDEYLAVIPENERGDCLAAYHRKLTDPDPAVHTPAGVAWTVWENSTIRLIPDPVSIEAARENTAAAVAFARIENHFFSHAGWLEEGQLIRDAAATLVGIPGTIVQGRYDVCTPARTAWDLHRAWPEAEFELVQDAGHAASEPGIVDALIRATDRFASTGVAAAPNGN